From the Alkalibacter rhizosphaerae genome, one window contains:
- the acpP gene encoding acyl carrier protein — protein MIKEKVVDILVEELGVEPEEVVETANIQEDLGADSLAIVEVVMAFEDEFDIKIPEEDAACMITVKDIIQYLESKLG, from the coding sequence ATGATCAAAGAAAAAGTAGTGGATATTTTAGTAGAAGAACTAGGCGTAGAGCCGGAAGAGGTAGTGGAAACAGCAAACATTCAGGAAGACCTGGGCGCAGATTCCCTTGCCATCGTGGAAGTGGTCATGGCTTTTGAAGACGAATTCGACATCAAGATCCCGGAAGAGGACGCCGCTTGCATGATCACCGTCAAGGACATCATTCAGTATCTGGAATCCAAACTGGGTTGA
- a CDS encoding beta-ketoacyl-ACP synthase III yields the protein MKKSKIIAAGKAAAEHLITNEDLSQMVDTNDEWIQSRTGIQTRRVSLQETTLDLATRASLDALHKGDIDPETLDMIIVATVTPDYFIPACASLLQHRLGLNHRPMMAFDLNAACTGLIYAIQTAEKFIATGSAKRVLVVGSETLSRIVDWTDRGTCVLFGDGAGAVILEESDQEGILADYTNSRGDAELNLAMPAFPLDNPFQQESCSMTHQKMTMAGAEIFKFATFAIRDAMEELLSRSGLTMEDIDLIIPHQANARIIAKVARQMGLPMDKFFLNLSDYGNTSSASIGLALAEAMEQGRIHKGDHVILVGFGGGLTWGGILHRF from the coding sequence TTGAAAAAAAGCAAAATCATCGCGGCGGGGAAAGCCGCCGCCGAACATTTGATCACCAATGAGGACTTGTCCCAAATGGTGGATACCAACGACGAATGGATCCAAAGCCGCACCGGCATCCAGACCCGACGGGTCTCCCTTCAGGAGACCACCCTGGATCTGGCAACGCGTGCATCTCTGGATGCACTCCATAAAGGGGACATCGATCCCGAAACACTGGACATGATCATCGTGGCAACGGTGACCCCAGATTATTTCATTCCCGCCTGTGCCAGTCTGCTACAGCACCGGTTGGGCCTGAATCATCGACCTATGATGGCTTTTGACCTAAACGCGGCATGCACGGGACTCATCTACGCCATTCAGACGGCGGAAAAATTCATCGCCACCGGCAGCGCAAAGCGAGTACTGGTGGTGGGAAGCGAGACCTTGTCCCGGATCGTGGACTGGACGGACCGGGGTACCTGCGTCCTCTTCGGAGATGGTGCAGGAGCCGTGATCCTGGAAGAAAGCGACCAGGAAGGGATCCTGGCGGACTACACCAATTCCAGAGGCGACGCAGAACTGAATCTGGCCATGCCGGCATTTCCATTGGACAACCCCTTTCAGCAGGAGTCCTGCAGCATGACGCATCAAAAAATGACCATGGCCGGGGCGGAGATCTTCAAGTTTGCCACCTTCGCCATACGGGACGCCATGGAAGAATTGTTGTCCCGTTCCGGGTTGACCATGGAGGACATCGATTTGATCATCCCCCATCAAGCCAACGCCAGGATCATTGCAAAAGTGGCACGGCAGATGGGTCTACCCATGGACAAATTTTTTCTGAACCTGTCGGACTACGGCAATACTTCTTCTGCAAGCATCGGACTTGCCTTGGCGGAAGCCATGGAGCAGGGACGGATCCACAAGGGGGACCATGTGATCCTGGTGGGTTTTGGCGGAGGACTTACCTGGGGCGGCATCTTGCATCGGTTTTAA
- a CDS encoding acetyl-CoA carboxylase carboxyltransferase subunit alpha: MDKANHPMKHDPWENVNIARSQSRPTANDYIETIFDDFLEFHGDRCYGDDPSTIGGIATLNGVPVTVIGQQKGRSLEENLKRNFAMPYPEGYRKSLRLMKQAEKFNRPIICFVDTPGAYCGIGAEERGQGHAIATNLMEMSDLQVPVISIVIGEGGSGGALALSVGDQIWMMEYAVYSILSPEGFASILWKDSSRAKEAAGIMKLTSYDLVELKIADKIVPEPEGGLDMEKNHRETMGYLKELLVQELQHLSKLPLKTLLKNRYNKYRSMGL, encoded by the coding sequence ATGGATAAAGCAAATCATCCCATGAAGCATGATCCCTGGGAAAATGTAAATATTGCCCGATCCCAAAGCCGTCCCACCGCCAATGACTACATCGAAACCATCTTTGACGATTTTCTGGAATTCCACGGCGACCGATGTTATGGAGACGACCCGTCCACCATTGGCGGCATCGCCACCTTGAACGGAGTACCCGTTACTGTCATCGGACAACAAAAGGGTCGAAGCCTGGAGGAGAACCTGAAAAGAAACTTTGCCATGCCCTATCCGGAAGGATACCGCAAATCCCTGCGATTGATGAAGCAGGCGGAAAAATTCAACCGGCCCATCATTTGCTTCGTGGACACCCCCGGCGCCTATTGCGGCATCGGTGCGGAAGAGCGGGGCCAGGGCCATGCCATTGCCACCAACTTGATGGAAATGAGCGACCTGCAAGTGCCGGTGATCTCCATCGTCATTGGCGAAGGCGGAAGCGGAGGCGCACTGGCCCTCAGCGTTGGCGACCAGATCTGGATGATGGAGTACGCCGTGTATTCCATTCTCTCCCCGGAAGGCTTTGCCTCCATTCTTTGGAAGGACAGTTCCCGGGCAAAGGAAGCCGCCGGCATCATGAAACTGACCTCCTACGATTTGGTGGAGTTGAAGATCGCCGATAAGATCGTACCCGAACCGGAAGGCGGTTTGGACATGGAAAAAAATCATCGGGAAACCATGGGGTATCTGAAGGAACTTTTGGTCCAGGAATTGCAGCACTTGTCCAAACTACCGTTAAAGACCCTGTTGAAGAACCGTTACAACAAATACCGTTCCATGGGACTGTAG
- the accD gene encoding acetyl-CoA carboxylase, carboxyltransferase subunit beta has translation MFKIFSTKRKVNARQFKQRDIPEQLYTKCSSCQEMIYYADLESNHQVCPSCHHHFPLSVTQRIFSLVDEGSFREFNRLMKTKNPLNFPGYEEKLDKAMKNADLKEAVVTGYGDVHGKRCVICIMDSHFMMGSMGGVVGEKITQAVEKSMKHRLPLLIFCASGGARMQEGIVSLMQMAKVSAAIKKHSKAGLLYVSILTHPTTGGVTASFAMEGDIILAEPGALIGFAGPRVIEQTMRQELPEGFQSAEFLQDHGFVDRVVPRGQLRRTLHKILKIHGGPYHG, from the coding sequence ATGTTTAAAATATTTTCAACCAAGCGAAAAGTGAACGCCCGCCAGTTCAAACAGCGGGACATACCGGAACAACTATATACGAAATGCAGCTCCTGCCAGGAAATGATCTATTACGCAGATCTGGAATCCAATCATCAGGTCTGTCCTTCCTGTCACCATCATTTCCCCTTGAGCGTCACCCAGCGGATCTTTTCCCTGGTGGACGAAGGATCCTTTCGGGAATTCAACCGGCTGATGAAAACAAAAAATCCGCTGAATTTTCCCGGATACGAGGAAAAACTGGACAAGGCCATGAAAAACGCCGATCTCAAGGAAGCCGTGGTCACCGGTTACGGCGACGTCCACGGCAAGCGTTGCGTCATCTGCATCATGGATTCCCACTTCATGATGGGATCCATGGGGGGCGTCGTTGGGGAAAAAATCACCCAAGCCGTGGAAAAATCCATGAAACACCGACTTCCCCTGTTGATCTTTTGCGCCTCCGGAGGAGCACGCATGCAGGAAGGCATCGTCTCTCTGATGCAAATGGCCAAAGTCAGCGCCGCCATCAAAAAACACAGCAAGGCGGGGCTGCTCTACGTCAGCATCCTGACTCACCCAACCACTGGCGGCGTGACTGCCAGCTTTGCCATGGAAGGGGACATCATCCTGGCGGAGCCGGGAGCATTGATCGGATTTGCCGGCCCCAGGGTCATCGAACAGACCATGCGCCAGGAGCTGCCGGAGGGTTTCCAAAGCGCGGAATTTCTCCAGGACCACGGGTTTGTAGACCGAGTGGTGCCAAGAGGCCAACTGCGGCGTACCCTCCACAAAATCTTGAAAATACACGGAGGGCCCTACCATGGATAA
- the accC gene encoding acetyl-CoA carboxylase biotin carboxylase subunit — MSSFQRILIANRGEIAVRIIRACREMNIETVAVYSTADKESLHVALADYSICIGSGSPRDSYLHLERIMSTAVSLGVDAIHPGYGFLSENSRFAKMCEECGIAFIGPSSDAILNMGNKSTARELMKNSGVPVIPGSDGLIRDLEQAYELAEGIGFPVIIKASMGGGGKGMRIVHNRDELASFFHQAKTEAQNAFGDASIYMEKYITSSRHVEFQILADKAGNTIHLFDRECSIQRNNQKMIEEAPSSCLEEEKRRQMGESAVLAAKAIGYYSAGTVEFLVDEDHNYYFIEMNTRIQVEHPTTELVTGVDLIKEQIRIAQGHSLSLTQDQVCIRGHALECRINAEDPDNAFSPSAGKIGNLHLPGGNGVRVDTHIYPGYTVPVYYDSMLCKIICLGADREEAIRKMRSALKELTVEGIKTNVTLQKRILSHPAFEQGHFDTGFVAKLIGQD; from the coding sequence ATGAGCTCCTTTCAACGGATCCTCATAGCAAATCGGGGCGAGATCGCCGTTCGGATCATTCGCGCCTGCCGGGAGATGAACATCGAGACAGTGGCCGTTTATTCCACTGCAGACAAGGAAAGCCTTCATGTTGCCCTGGCGGATTATTCCATCTGCATCGGATCCGGATCTCCCAGAGACAGTTATCTCCACTTGGAACGGATCATGAGCACCGCCGTTTCCCTGGGGGTGGATGCCATCCATCCGGGATACGGATTTCTTTCGGAAAACAGCCGGTTCGCCAAAATGTGCGAAGAGTGCGGCATTGCTTTCATCGGCCCATCTTCCGATGCCATATTGAACATGGGCAATAAATCCACAGCTCGGGAATTGATGAAAAACAGCGGTGTGCCGGTTATCCCCGGTTCCGACGGTTTGATCCGGGATCTGGAACAAGCCTACGAATTGGCGGAAGGGATCGGTTTTCCCGTCATCATCAAAGCCTCCATGGGCGGAGGCGGCAAGGGTATGCGCATCGTCCACAACAGGGACGAATTGGCATCCTTTTTTCATCAAGCAAAAACGGAAGCCCAAAATGCCTTCGGCGACGCTTCCATTTATATGGAGAAATACATTACCAGCAGCCGTCATGTGGAATTTCAGATCTTGGCGGACAAGGCAGGAAACACCATCCACCTTTTCGACCGGGAATGTTCCATCCAGCGCAACAACCAAAAAATGATCGAAGAGGCTCCTTCCTCTTGTCTGGAGGAGGAAAAGCGACGACAAATGGGCGAAAGCGCCGTCCTGGCCGCCAAGGCTATCGGATACTACAGCGCCGGCACCGTAGAATTTCTGGTGGATGAAGATCACAATTACTACTTTATCGAAATGAATACCCGGATCCAGGTGGAACATCCCACTACGGAGCTGGTCACTGGTGTGGACCTGATCAAGGAACAGATCCGCATCGCCCAGGGGCACTCGTTGTCTCTAACTCAGGATCAGGTGTGCATTCGAGGCCATGCCCTGGAGTGCCGGATCAACGCAGAAGATCCGGACAACGCCTTTTCCCCCAGCGCCGGAAAAATCGGGAACCTTCATTTGCCGGGAGGCAACGGAGTTCGGGTGGACACCCATATTTATCCCGGATATACAGTACCGGTCTATTATGATTCCATGCTGTGCAAGATCATCTGTCTTGGAGCCGACCGGGAAGAAGCGATTCGTAAAATGCGGTCCGCTTTGAAGGAATTGACCGTGGAAGGCATCAAGACCAATGTGACCCTGCAAAAGCGCATCTTGTCCCATCCGGCATTTGAACAAGGACATTTTGACACGGGATTTGTTGCCAAACTAATCGGACAGGATTGA
- a CDS encoding acetyl-CoA carboxylase biotin carboxyl carrier protein yields the protein MICILEAMKVFNEIKSPWDGVVTSILVSNQDIVEFDQPLMVIERA from the coding sequence GTGATTTGTATACTGGAAGCCATGAAAGTCTTCAATGAAATCAAAAGTCCCTGGGACGGAGTGGTCACTTCCATTCTGGTATCCAATCAGGACATTGTAGAATTTGACCAGCCACTGATGGTCATCGAAAGGGCGTAG